The window TATCGCGTGGTCGTGGTCGCGGGCATGGTGAGCCTCACCCTCGCCTTTCTCCGCCTCACGGGCTGGGACCAGACCCTCACCGTGACCCTCGCCATCCGCGACGTGCTCCTCGGCGGCTTCGGGATGGGCCTGATCATGGTCCCCATGCTCATCGCCGTCCAGAACGCCGTGCCGCGAGCCCACCTGGGCGCGGCCACCTCCATGACCCAGTTCTTCCGCGTGATCGGCGGCGCGGTGGGGATCGCGGTCATGGGCGCGGTGATGGGCCACAGGCTCCAGACCGAGCTCGCGCGCGTCACGACCGCGGCCGGGGTGACCCTCGGCGCCCAGGTGAAGGAGCTGGTGAGCCAGCCCGACCTGATCGTCAGCCCCCTCACCCGCGGGCTGCTCGACACGGCCATCCTGGCTTCGGTGCGCCTGGCCCTCGCGCGAGCGCTCCACGACGTCTTCGTCGTGGGGCTCGTCGTCGCCCTCGTGGCGCTGGCCTCAGCGTTCCTCGTCCCCACCGGCCGCGCCCGCGACCTCGCCGCGGCCCGCGAGCCAGCCCCCACCTCGCGTGTGAGATAATGGGGCGCCGGAGCGGCACCCCTGCGAGCTCGGGCCAATCGAGGACAATCGGAGGGGGACACCCACGCCTTCGGCGTGGGTACCCGGGCCCCCTCCGAGGCCTCCCCCAGGAATCGGTTGCGCGGGCGAAGCCCGCGCTCGAAGGTGTTACTCCGACACGCTTCGAGGAGGCAAGCATGACCACCGCCAAGGCACCAGAGGGACTCGATCCGACCATCACGACCCGCGAGATCGTCTTCGAGGCCGATGTCTCGTCGGTCACGCCCTACCTGAAGGTGGCGACGGTGAGCCGGAGCGGCCAGGGGCACATGACCTTCGTCTCGGATGAGGGGTCCTCGCTCGGCGGCCTCGGGTCGGCGCCGACGCCGCTCATGTACTTCAGCGCCGCGATCGCCTTCTGACTGATGACCCAGGTGGCCCGGTACGGGCACATGCTTAAGGTCAAGATCAACAACGTCAGGATGCGGGTGGTGGCGCGCTATCGGGTGGACGGCTCCGTGCTCAACGACACGGTCGAGGCCAACATGGTCGGCGCGGAAACCGCCCTGGAGGTGGAGTCGCCCGACTCCCCCGAGCGCGTGGCGCGCGTCCTGAGGAACGCCGAGCGCGGGTGCTTCGTCATGCAGGCCCTTCAGAAGCCCGTCGCGGTGACGACCACTGCGCTGCTGAACGGGCAGCCCCTGGCCCTCGGCCGCGCCTGACCCCTGATGCCCTCTGACGTCCCGCTCCTCGAGCGGCTCGCTCAGCTCCCGCCCGTCGCCGTCAGCCAGCTGGTGGAGCTCGTCGAAGCGATGGCGCGCCCCGAGAACGACCCGCTGCTGAGGCCCCTCGTCGTAGTGGATGAGGAGGGCGAGCGCGCCATCAACCCCCTCCTCCCCGCGGTCCTCGAGCACCTCGGGCGCAAACCCGACGCGACCTGCTACCAGGCGCTCCTCGAGGCCCTCACCGGCATCTGGAACGCCGCGGTGCGGGCGGCCGTGGTGAGCCGGCTCCGCGCCCAGGGGCTTCCTCCCGACGACCTGCTCCTGCGCCTTCAGGCGCTCTCGCCGACACTCGGCTTCGCCGCCGAGAACCCCCAGTGGGCGCGCGAGTGGTTGGCGGACCCCGCGACCCAGGACACGCTCCTGGTCCAGCACTGCGTGGTGCGGCTCCTCCTGGCCATCCGGGGCATGGCCGAGGCCAGGGCCGCGGCGCTCGTGGCCTCGCCTGCTGAGGGCCAATCAGGATGAACCGGCGGGATATGCTCTAGAAGCGTGTCGGAGTAATGCCCTTTGAGCGCGGGCTTTGCCCGCACAACCAACTCGGGCCTCGCCTCGTGGCTCTCCTCGCCTGCGGCTCGTCGGCAGCCCCTCGGCTCG is drawn from Candidatus Rokuibacteriota bacterium and contains these coding sequences:
- a CDS encoding OsmC family protein gives rise to the protein MARYGHMLKVKINNVRMRVVARYRVDGSVLNDTVEANMVGAETALEVESPDSPERVARVLRNAERGCFVMQALQKPVAVTTTALLNGQPLALGRA